The Gloeothece verrucosa PCC 7822 genome contains a region encoding:
- a CDS encoding Coq4 family protein — MQLLNSATSNQSASAKRHSVIAATQQPTHNPMKKGFKSVVSKLLIVKSFTSMLFGDNSLETVGELTYGLLETPAYDRVAQHLNQEPACAALIRDRYIPPAHDLDALLTLPPDSLGYIYAASMKKMGFDPNLHAGMTATSDAEYVELRLSQTHDLWHIITGFDTSIVGEIGLQAFHLPQFPYPLATMLIANSLISTTLKAPEMLPQLLKVIALGFQMGKTTRPLFAQKWEEGWEKPLSQWQGELNIQPIQHQ; from the coding sequence GCAGCCGACGCACAATCCCATGAAGAAGGGCTTTAAGTCAGTTGTCTCAAAGCTGCTGATCGTTAAGTCCTTCACCTCAATGCTATTTGGAGACAATAGCCTGGAAACAGTTGGGGAATTGACCTATGGTTTGCTGGAAACTCCCGCCTACGATCGGGTGGCTCAACATCTCAATCAAGAGCCGGCTTGTGCTGCCCTGATCCGCGATCGCTACATTCCTCCTGCCCACGACCTGGATGCCTTATTGACCTTGCCCCCCGATTCCCTGGGGTACATCTACGCCGCCTCGATGAAGAAAATGGGATTCGATCCCAATCTCCATGCTGGCATGACCGCTACATCGGATGCCGAATACGTTGAGCTACGGCTGAGTCAGACCCACGATCTCTGGCATATCATCACCGGATTTGACACCTCTATAGTCGGTGAAATTGGCTTACAGGCATTCCATTTGCCCCAATTTCCCTACCCACTAGCAACTATGTTGATTGCCAATAGCTTGATATCCACCACACTCAAAGCACCGGAAATGTTGCCCCAGTTGTTGAAAGTGATCGCCCTTGGATTTCAAATGGGTAAAACCACCAGACCACTCTTTGCCCAAAAGTGGGAGGAGGGGTGGGAAAAGCCCCTGAGCCAATGGCAGGGGGAGTTGAATATTCAACCGATTCAGCATCAGTAA
- a CDS encoding RNA recognition motif domain-containing protein, with amino-acid sequence MSIYVGNLAFEVEDKHLSEVFSDYGKVTRVHIPTDRETGQRRGFAFVEMETAEMEDAAISALDGAEWMERELKVNKAREREDRNSGGGGNYRRNNNSGGRGNARRNDRY; translated from the coding sequence ATGTCAATTTACGTCGGAAATTTAGCTTTTGAAGTAGAAGATAAACACCTATCGGAAGTGTTTAGCGATTACGGTAAAGTCACTCGTGTTCATATACCGACGGATAGAGAAACCGGACAGCGTCGCGGTTTTGCTTTCGTAGAAATGGAAACCGCCGAAATGGAAGATGCGGCGATCTCGGCTCTCGATGGAGCAGAGTGGATGGAAAGAGAATTAAAAGTCAATAAAGCCAGAGAACGAGAAGACCGCAACTCAGGTGGCGGTGGCAATTATCGGCGTAATAACAACTCAGGTGGCAGAGGCAATGCTCGACGTAATGATCGTTATTAA
- a CDS encoding SDR family NAD(P)-dependent oxidoreductase — MSQPVCVVVGVGPGNGEAFARKFTNFGYRVALLARSEDYLQSLAMQLEGARGYSYDVTEIEKAQSIFQQIEQEVGTISVLIYNAGAGQFANIDQASLEGFQKAWEVNALGLFAVVKQVLPQMRKLNFGQIVIIGATASLRGGANFLPFASAKAAQRSLAQSLARHLSPEGIHVSYVIIDGVISSPRTHQQMPTRPSDNFLNPEHIAETVFFLTQQPRSAWTFELDLRPFKEKW, encoded by the coding sequence ATGAGTCAACCTGTATGTGTTGTGGTAGGAGTAGGACCAGGTAACGGCGAAGCTTTCGCTCGAAAGTTCACAAACTTTGGTTATAGGGTTGCTCTTTTAGCTCGTAGTGAAGACTATTTACAAAGTTTGGCGATGCAATTGGAAGGAGCAAGGGGGTACTCTTATGATGTAACTGAGATTGAAAAAGCTCAATCAATCTTCCAACAGATAGAGCAAGAAGTGGGAACTATTTCGGTTCTTATTTACAATGCAGGTGCTGGACAATTTGCTAATATTGACCAAGCTAGTCTAGAGGGATTTCAAAAAGCCTGGGAAGTGAATGCCCTTGGATTATTTGCCGTCGTTAAACAAGTTCTCCCACAGATGCGAAAACTCAACTTTGGGCAAATAGTGATTATTGGCGCAACGGCATCTCTTAGAGGAGGAGCTAATTTTTTGCCCTTTGCCTCCGCTAAAGCGGCACAAAGAAGTTTAGCTCAATCATTGGCTAGACATCTTAGTCCCGAAGGTATTCATGTTAGTTATGTAATTATCGATGGGGTTATTAGCTCACCACGCACTCATCAACAAATGCCCACTCGACCATCAGATAATTTTCTCAATCCGGAACATATAGCAGAGACAGTTTTTTTCTTAACCCAACAACCCCGTTCCGCTTGGACTTTTGAGTTAGATTTAAGGCCATTTAAAGAAAAATGGTAG
- a CDS encoding UPF0236 family transposase-like protein yields MNEFDRDLLSLLRDIGFSVMSMLFAWLVNQVTEEFKTSGWVIHRRPLIKYITIFGYLKIPSPYLWNRKFKKGVSLVAEKFLINHSNASLGVKRALTEFGIEESFQGAAKRFEEHYGFAIEKNALSRKVKTIASLGQEYIESRFEKLRTEKANNEFFKQEFPRLIVELDGCQIRTGINFLSEQLELTQKRKIKKKTRKIDWREVRVGFARQVNNKLERTFVAKMDKYPVLAQQLKSAAIDQGWGQKTEVTGIGDGGNGLREALELEFPKFNFILDRIHLKQHIYQAADAVELTGINREMWTSHLISLIDRGKAKKAIKFINRYFHAHKGRKKLENLSNYLERFQDACYYNLYKIQGLPIGSGEIESAHRYIPQKRLKLPGATWHPDSINPMLALRIIRANDWWNDFWNYLAQNPMVEIPKFEGN; encoded by the coding sequence ATCAATGAATTTGATCGAGATTTACTTTCATTATTAAGAGATATTGGTTTTTCAGTGATGTCAATGTTGTTTGCTTGGTTAGTCAATCAGGTTACTGAAGAATTTAAAACATCGGGTTGGGTTATACATCGCCGTCCCTTAATTAAATATATAACAATTTTCGGATATTTAAAAATTCCCTCTCCCTATTTATGGAATAGAAAATTTAAAAAAGGCGTGAGTCTTGTTGCTGAAAAATTTTTAATTAATCATAGCAATGCTTCTCTTGGAGTTAAAAGGGCTTTAACTGAATTTGGAATTGAAGAATCTTTCCAAGGAGCAGCTAAAAGATTTGAAGAACATTATGGATTTGCTATTGAAAAAAATGCTCTTAGTAGAAAAGTAAAAACTATTGCATCATTAGGTCAAGAATATATAGAATCGCGTTTTGAAAAATTAAGAACCGAAAAAGCCAACAATGAATTTTTTAAACAAGAATTTCCTCGATTAATAGTGGAATTAGATGGTTGTCAAATTCGTACAGGAATAAATTTTTTATCTGAGCAACTAGAATTAACCCAAAAAAGGAAAATAAAAAAGAAAACCCGAAAAATCGATTGGCGTGAAGTTAGAGTAGGATTTGCTCGTCAAGTTAATAACAAATTAGAGAGAACATTTGTAGCTAAAATGGATAAATATCCGGTTCTAGCTCAACAACTTAAAAGTGCTGCTATTGACCAAGGATGGGGGCAAAAAACAGAAGTAACGGGAATTGGGGATGGAGGAAATGGTTTACGTGAAGCTCTTGAATTAGAATTCCCTAAATTTAATTTTATTTTAGATCGCATTCATCTAAAACAACATATTTATCAAGCTGCGGATGCTGTAGAGTTAACAGGTATCAATCGAGAAATGTGGACAAGCCATTTAATTAGTTTAATAGATCGTGGCAAAGCCAAAAAAGCGATTAAATTCATTAATCGTTATTTTCATGCACACAAAGGGAGAAAAAAGTTAGAGAATTTATCTAATTATTTAGAACGTTTCCAAGATGCTTGTTACTATAATCTTTATAAAATTCAAGGATTACCTATTGGTTCAGGCGAAATTGAAAGTGCCCACAGATATATTCCACAAAAACGTTTAAAACTACCAGGTGCTACATGGCATCCAGATAGTATCAATCCAATGTTAGCTTTAAGAATTATACGCGCGAATGATTGGTGGAATGATTTTTGGAATTATTTGGCTCAAAATCCAATGGTTGAAATTCCTAAGTTTGAAGGAAATTAA
- a CDS encoding ester cyclase: MSPEQNKSIVLRFYKSFDESQIDQALNLLSPNFTAHLGRVSTPLNKEEFKEFGMKFYLAFSQSQHRFDEVIVSGDKVVTCGIFTAIHTAEFQGLPATGKQVNLAIMHIDRLENGKIIEHWGYGDALGLMQQLGVMFLPSPTLFPAILKNLSFKFLKKFG; encoded by the coding sequence ATGTCACCTGAACAAAACAAATCAATTGTTCTCCGTTTTTATAAAAGTTTTGATGAAAGCCAAATCGATCAAGCTTTAAATCTTCTCTCTCCTAACTTTACCGCGCACTTGGGTAGAGTGTCCACACCTCTTAATAAAGAAGAATTTAAAGAGTTTGGAATGAAATTTTATTTAGCTTTTAGCCAGAGTCAACATAGATTTGATGAGGTGATCGTATCTGGCGATAAAGTCGTTACTTGTGGAATTTTTACAGCCATTCATACTGCCGAGTTTCAGGGGCTTCCGGCAACCGGTAAACAAGTCAATTTAGCCATTATGCACATCGATCGTCTTGAGAATGGCAAAATTATAGAACATTGGGGCTACGGCGATGCCTTGGGGCTAATGCAACAGTTAGGGGTTATGTTTCTGCCAAGCCCTACACTTTTCCCTGCGATCCTCAAAAATCTTTCTTTTAAATTCTTGAAAAAATTTGGTTGA
- a CDS encoding ATP-binding protein yields MIIEDNGTEIPSELEERIFETFFTTKATGTGLGLSIAGEILSRYGGNLVYRRGEARTKQFLVKLPFLNSKG; encoded by the coding sequence GTGATAATAGAAGACAATGGGACCGAAATTCCTTCTGAACTTGAAGAGAGGATTTTTGAAACCTTCTTCACCACTAAAGCTACAGGGACAGGACTGGGATTGAGTATAGCCGGTGAAATTCTGAGCAGATACGGGGGAAATCTTGTCTACCGGCGTGGAGAGGCTCGAACTAAACAGTTTTTGGTAAAATTACCCTTTTTGAATTCTAAAGGCTAG
- a CDS encoding ISNCY family transposase → MEILPVTISPSELIEFLFLQLDNLPDERKGLNKTYEIRDMVIAAFSVFFTQCPSFLEHQSLMKKRRGKDNALSLFGLKKIPCDNQIRNLLDRIPATRVFEPFQTVWEWLKKNQILNHFKYLDEEILLALDGTEYYSSKKMNCLHCNCRHHRNGTTTYYHQVITPVIVAPDKKQVINLEPEFIRKQDGETKQDCENAAIKRWLLKNPASKKNQKITLLGDDLYSRQPICELAIEQGYNFIFVALASSHKSLYEWLEFLEKNKKIIKGQVRKYQKNKLLYYKYKYVNNVPLRETEPSLIVNWYEVEIYDKGKEKVIYQNSFITNHQLNDERMEKIITSGRTRWKIENEGNNLLKNQGYNLEHNFGHGKENLSEILLALNLLSFLFHNVLELVNELYQKARSKLEKRKTFFNDIRALVKYEWFEDWSELFVYIISEGEQKRLINTS, encoded by the coding sequence ATGGAAATATTGCCTGTTACCATATCGCCATCAGAATTAATTGAATTTCTTTTTCTTCAACTGGATAATTTACCAGATGAGAGAAAAGGGTTAAATAAAACTTATGAAATACGAGATATGGTGATAGCTGCGTTTTCTGTATTTTTTACACAATGTCCTTCTTTTTTAGAACATCAAAGTTTAATGAAAAAGAGAAGGGGAAAAGATAATGCCCTTAGCTTATTTGGTTTGAAAAAAATTCCTTGTGATAATCAAATAAGAAACTTATTAGACCGGATTCCAGCTACAAGAGTTTTTGAACCTTTCCAAACCGTATGGGAATGGCTAAAAAAAAATCAGATTCTCAATCATTTTAAGTATTTAGATGAGGAAATTTTATTAGCTTTAGATGGAACAGAATATTATTCGTCAAAAAAGATGAATTGTCTTCACTGTAATTGTCGGCATCATAGAAATGGAACAACGACTTATTATCATCAAGTAATTACGCCAGTTATCGTAGCCCCTGATAAAAAACAGGTTATAAATTTAGAACCAGAATTTATTAGAAAACAAGATGGGGAAACTAAGCAAGATTGTGAAAATGCAGCTATCAAGAGATGGTTGTTAAAAAATCCAGCCTCAAAAAAAAATCAAAAAATAACTTTATTAGGAGATGATCTTTATTCCCGGCAACCTATATGTGAGTTAGCTATTGAACAGGGATATAATTTTATCTTTGTGGCTTTAGCGTCATCTCATAAAAGTTTATATGAATGGCTGGAATTTTTAGAAAAGAATAAAAAAATTATTAAAGGGCAAGTCAGAAAATATCAAAAAAACAAATTATTATATTATAAATATAAGTATGTAAATAATGTTCCATTGAGAGAAACTGAGCCAAGTTTAATCGTAAATTGGTATGAAGTAGAAATTTATGATAAGGGAAAAGAAAAAGTAATTTATCAAAATAGTTTTATTACCAATCATCAATTAAACGATGAAAGAATGGAAAAAATAATAACCAGTGGGCGGACAAGATGGAAGATAGAAAATGAAGGGAATAATCTCCTGAAAAATCAAGGATATAATTTAGAGCATAATTTTGGACATGGAAAAGAGAATTTATCAGAAATCTTGCTGGCTTTAAATTTACTTAGTTTTCTCTTTCATAACGTCTTAGAATTAGTTAATGAACTCTATCAAAAAGCCCGAAGTAAATTAGAGAAAAGAAAAACATTTTTTAATGATATTAGAGCTTTAGTCAAATATGAATGGTTTGAAGATTGGTCAGAATTATTTGTTTATATAATATCAGAAGGTGAGCAAAAGAGATTAATTAATACAAGCTAA